The following coding sequences lie in one Deinococcus roseus genomic window:
- a CDS encoding glycoside hydrolase family 43 protein has protein sequence MRKTTPVLAVALLSTLMACNPGPQPQQQHPGQITTQGQTSIKNADPSVIRVGSTYYSVESDGRLIFVRAASSPANLASAARVQVWGNPGNIPEIWAPEIIRDPATNTHYIYFAGGAGSAHRMYYIKSNSPQSGYNGATFMNLPDNKWAIDGTAFKYKNQWYFTWSGWAGDTNGEQNIYVATMSSPTTVTGGRFIISQPRESWEKVDPNPPTRVNEGPQPIIDPSGQLHIVYSANGSWDVNYCLADLRLKLNGSVTYVWDYYKSNGCLFSSNAPMMGGWNQTLNAKGVGHHSFVLLDGDINTSPPSGASFPLMYHGVPKADNPNPFWAGRYWYTGTFMWWGNTTYTRGSDSNTGWSLKFFE, from the coding sequence ATGCGAAAAACCACCCCTGTCCTCGCAGTGGCCCTGCTCAGCACCCTGATGGCCTGCAACCCTGGACCGCAACCCCAGCAACAGCACCCCGGCCAGATCACCACCCAGGGTCAGACCTCCATCAAAAACGCCGACCCCAGTGTGATCCGGGTGGGCAGCACCTATTACTCTGTCGAATCCGACGGACGGCTGATTTTCGTGAGGGCCGCATCCTCACCTGCAAATCTGGCCAGCGCAGCACGGGTGCAGGTGTGGGGCAACCCCGGCAACATCCCGGAAATCTGGGCCCCGGAAATCATCCGGGACCCTGCCACCAACACCCACTACATTTACTTCGCAGGTGGAGCAGGATCGGCCCACCGCATGTACTACATCAAATCCAACTCGCCCCAGTCCGGGTACAACGGGGCCACCTTCATGAACCTGCCCGACAACAAATGGGCCATTGACGGAACCGCCTTCAAATACAAAAACCAGTGGTACTTCACCTGGTCCGGGTGGGCCGGAGACACCAACGGAGAACAGAACATTTATGTGGCCACCATGTCCAGCCCCACCACCGTGACAGGCGGGCGTTTCATCATCTCGCAGCCCAGAGAAAGCTGGGAGAAAGTGGACCCCAACCCCCCCACCCGCGTGAATGAAGGCCCCCAGCCGATCATTGACCCCAGCGGGCAACTGCACATTGTGTACTCTGCCAACGGCAGCTGGGATGTCAATTACTGCCTGGCAGATTTGCGCCTCAAACTGAATGGCAGCGTCACCTACGTGTGGGATTACTACAAATCCAACGGCTGCCTGTTCTCCAGCAACGCCCCCATGATGGGCGGCTGGAACCAGACCCTCAATGCCAAAGGGGTTGGGCACCATTCCTTCGTGCTGCTTGATGGGGACATCAACACCAGCCCACCCTCCGGAGCCAGCTTCCCGCTGATGTACCACGGGGTGCCCAAAGCCGACAACCCCAATCCATTCTGGGCCGGGCGTTACTGGTACACCGGGACCTTCATGTGGTGGGGCAACACCACCTACACCCGTGGCAGTGACAGCAACACCGGCTGGAGCCTGAAGTTCTTCGAGTGA
- a CDS encoding MACPF domain-containing protein: MTAQPKNQSQEAQTQQTQAAPTFPNIAFLGRGYDLLLTDPLDYASGGSRATVIALQYKNDNVQLVANDHFRFPDSTQNNPDPGGTTSLTFQQMFRQSDYQSQFGETATISGGIPLIAKFSLSESYSQSFSQKSSLQSSTLYTWREVRLVTVNFTPALDDPPPLVLDTDFANAVENLSSSSASDPTYQEFIQQFGTHYTTSVSFGGRAYQYTVVEASTFSSMIAQSIDVQAGASGAFDIFTGSASGSYNQQNTQSYQSATESSTTLKNFSGGSPFDSWDNWVSSVGGQPVPIALTLAPLSDLLNGTNFPNDPDIATRQSLLETAITNYLQANSAPLNNPQPLQSDSTQFYLVNAGGQYLARTQDPSESGNLAMVSDPTSSSVFMYNGPSPLAPDTFVALTNNTFGGHVDAGSDGSQVVFTFAENNGYQQTQLVSVFNNPASPVSGLGTLPSNLMTGDQVYVLHKTAGAMQASGSQVPAVANPTPGDPSLVWTIVSGNGE, from the coding sequence ATGACCGCACAACCCAAAAACCAATCCCAGGAAGCCCAGACCCAGCAAACCCAGGCTGCCCCCACCTTTCCCAACATCGCATTTCTGGGACGGGGATACGATTTGCTGCTCACCGACCCCCTGGATTATGCCAGTGGAGGGAGCCGCGCCACCGTGATTGCCCTGCAATACAAAAACGACAACGTGCAGCTGGTGGCCAATGACCATTTTCGTTTTCCAGACAGCACCCAGAACAATCCCGATCCGGGCGGCACCACCAGCCTGACCTTCCAGCAGATGTTCCGCCAGAGCGATTACCAGTCACAGTTTGGGGAAACCGCCACCATCAGCGGCGGCATTCCATTGATCGCCAAATTCAGCCTCAGCGAGTCTTACAGCCAGTCTTTTTCGCAGAAAAGCAGCCTGCAGAGTTCCACCCTTTACACCTGGCGGGAGGTGCGGCTGGTGACGGTCAATTTCACGCCAGCCCTGGACGATCCTCCGCCCCTGGTGCTGGACACCGACTTTGCCAACGCTGTGGAAAACCTGTCCAGCAGCAGTGCAAGTGACCCCACCTACCAGGAGTTCATCCAGCAGTTTGGCACCCACTACACCACCTCGGTGAGCTTTGGGGGGAGGGCCTACCAGTACACAGTGGTGGAGGCCAGCACCTTCAGCAGCATGATCGCGCAGAGCATTGATGTGCAGGCCGGGGCTTCCGGGGCCTTTGACATTTTCACGGGAAGTGCCTCGGGCAGCTACAACCAGCAGAACACCCAGAGTTACCAGTCTGCCACCGAGAGCAGCACCACCCTGAAAAACTTCTCTGGAGGCAGTCCTTTTGACAGCTGGGACAACTGGGTGTCCAGTGTGGGTGGTCAGCCGGTGCCCATCGCCCTGACCCTGGCCCCGCTGAGTGACCTTCTGAACGGCACCAACTTTCCCAATGACCCGGACATCGCCACCCGGCAAAGCCTGCTGGAAACCGCCATCACCAATTACCTGCAGGCCAACAGTGCGCCCCTGAACAACCCGCAGCCGTTGCAGTCCGATTCCACGCAATTTTACCTGGTCAACGCTGGCGGCCAGTATCTGGCACGCACCCAGGATCCCAGCGAATCGGGCAACCTCGCCATGGTGTCTGATCCCACCTCCAGCAGCGTGTTCATGTACAACGGACCTTCTCCGCTGGCACCTGACACTTTTGTGGCCCTCACCAACAACACCTTTGGAGGACACGTGGATGCAGGTTCAGACGGCAGTCAGGTGGTGTTCACCTTCGCAGAGAACAACGGTTACCAGCAAACCCAGCTGGTGTCGGTGTTCAACAACCCGGCCAGTCCGGTGTCTGGACTGGGCACCCTGCCCAGCAACCTGATGACCGGAGATCAGGTTTACGTGTTGCACAAAACCGCTGGAGCCATGCAGGCCTCTGGCAGTCAGGTGCCCGCAGTGGCCAACCCCACCCCTGGCGACCCGAGTCTGGTCTGGACCATCGTGTCAGGCAACGGCGAGTGA
- a CDS encoding YnfA family protein, with product MLNSIFLLLLAGLAEMGGGYLVWLWLREGKPLWMGILGGLILVLYGILPTLQPAVLDFGRVYAAYGGLFSVLSLLWGWMVDGKTPDTPSMVGAFIALIGAIVIVYWPRTA from the coding sequence ATGCTGAACTCGATCTTTCTGCTCCTGCTGGCAGGCCTCGCCGAGATGGGCGGAGGGTACCTGGTCTGGCTGTGGCTGCGAGAAGGAAAGCCCCTCTGGATGGGAATTCTTGGAGGCCTGATTCTGGTGCTTTATGGCATCCTGCCCACCCTGCAACCCGCTGTTCTGGATTTTGGCCGCGTGTATGCAGCCTACGGCGGCCTGTTCAGCGTGCTGTCTTTGCTCTGGGGCTGGATGGTGGATGGAAAAACCCCGGACACCCCGAGCATGGTGGGGGCCTTCATTGCCCTGATCGGGGCTATTGTGATCGTGTACTGGCCCAGAACCGCCTGA
- a CDS encoding MerR family transcriptional regulator, translated as MLFTIGQLSKTTSESIKTLRYWSDQGLLTHTVSESQYRQYTEKALEEVQFIRSAQKLGWSLTEIKTVLQQGCSGDSECSTVIAALERHIQEAKQRISDIQQLKENLQSRLDWARQQESLNCTSSCCVVLLSEA; from the coding sequence ATGCTTTTTACCATTGGCCAGCTCTCAAAAACCACCTCTGAGTCCATCAAGACGCTCAGGTACTGGAGCGATCAGGGCCTCCTCACCCACACGGTGAGTGAAAGCCAGTACCGCCAGTACACGGAGAAAGCGCTGGAAGAAGTGCAGTTCATCCGCTCTGCCCAGAAGCTGGGCTGGTCTCTGACCGAAATCAAAACCGTGCTGCAGCAGGGCTGCTCTGGTGACAGCGAATGCAGCACCGTCATTGCGGCTCTGGAACGTCACATTCAGGAAGCCAAACAGCGCATCTCAGACATCCAGCAGCTCAAAGAGAACCTGCAATCCCGTCTGGACTGGGCCAGACAGCAGGAATCCCTGAATTGTACCAGCTCCTGTTGTGTGGTGCTGCTTTCAGAGGCTTGA
- a CDS encoding ArsR/SmtB family transcription factor yields MMSWNRLSDLLKALNGETRQKILLSLFRDGKERTVNQVAEEMGLGQSTASEHLTQMKRAGILTSRRMGKEVLYRPDREELLSQLRDLQQLVEECCPPEP; encoded by the coding sequence ATGATGAGCTGGAACCGCCTGTCTGATTTGTTAAAAGCCCTGAATGGCGAAACCCGCCAGAAAATCCTGCTCTCCCTGTTCAGGGACGGCAAAGAGCGCACCGTCAATCAGGTGGCAGAAGAAATGGGGCTCGGGCAGAGCACCGCCAGCGAACACCTCACCCAGATGAAGCGGGCCGGAATCCTGACCTCCAGACGCATGGGCAAGGAAGTGCTGTACCGCCCTGACCGCGAGGAATTGCTGTCTCAGTTGAGAGATCTTCAGCAACTTGTGGAAGAGTGCTGCCCTCCAGAGCCCTGA
- a CDS encoding flavin-containing monooxygenase, translating to MLDTLIIGAGQAGLATAYHLRNTGLNCLLLEAAQKNQGSWPTYYNSLTLFSPARFSALPGLPFPGKPDHYPTRDEVGQYLQNYAKHFRFPIQTGSRVIKISALDSHFEILTHPGETLQSRSVVVASGPFNRPHVPHFPGQERYTGHLLHSSQYQSWEDFAGKRVVVVGAGNSAVQIACELARHATVTLATRNNIRFAPQKLLGVDFHHHLSLIDRLPLGHLLPLGNSSLVFDTGTYQQAIREGKPDQRQVFQSFTPHGVQWSEGNSEKVDAVIFATGFLPNLPFLEGTPALDARGFPVQKQGASLTMPGLYFVGLSGQRTLASASLRGVGQDAAVVVRHLKNHLQHPQRKGITSTH from the coding sequence ATGCTGGACACCCTGATCATTGGCGCAGGACAGGCGGGGCTCGCCACCGCCTATCACCTCAGAAACACTGGATTGAACTGCCTTTTGCTGGAAGCTGCCCAAAAAAACCAGGGCAGCTGGCCCACCTATTACAACAGCCTCACCCTCTTTTCCCCGGCCCGATTTTCCGCTTTGCCAGGGCTGCCTTTTCCGGGGAAACCGGACCATTATCCCACCCGCGATGAAGTCGGGCAGTACCTGCAAAATTATGCAAAGCATTTCCGGTTTCCCATCCAGACAGGCAGCAGGGTGATCAAGATCAGTGCATTGGACAGCCATTTTGAAATCCTCACCCACCCAGGTGAAACCCTGCAGTCTCGCAGCGTGGTGGTGGCCAGTGGTCCCTTCAACCGCCCACATGTCCCCCATTTTCCGGGGCAGGAGCGTTACACCGGGCACCTCCTGCACAGCAGCCAGTACCAGAGCTGGGAAGATTTTGCAGGCAAACGGGTGGTGGTGGTGGGTGCCGGGAATTCCGCTGTGCAGATCGCCTGTGAACTTGCCCGGCACGCCACAGTGACCCTGGCCACCCGCAACAACATCCGCTTTGCCCCTCAAAAACTGCTGGGGGTGGATTTTCACCATCACCTGTCCCTGATTGACCGTCTGCCCCTGGGGCACCTGCTTCCACTGGGGAACAGCAGCCTGGTTTTTGACACCGGAACATACCAGCAGGCCATCCGGGAAGGCAAACCCGATCAAAGGCAGGTTTTCCAGTCTTTTACACCCCATGGGGTGCAGTGGTCAGAAGGCAACAGTGAAAAGGTGGATGCGGTGATCTTCGCCACAGGATTTTTGCCAAACCTGCCGTTTCTAGAAGGCACACCAGCCCTGGATGCAAGGGGATTTCCAGTTCAGAAACAGGGGGCCAGCCTGACCATGCCTGGACTGTATTTTGTGGGGCTTTCAGGTCAGCGCACCCTGGCTTCTGCCAGCTTAAGAGGTGTGGGACAGGATGCAGCAGTGGTGGTCAGGCATCTAAAAAACCACTTGCAGCACCCTCAAAGAAAGGGCATCACATCCACACATTGA
- a CDS encoding ArsR/SmtB family transcription factor: protein MSPAVPLIQLDTTFESASLEQEQLDQVAWIFKALSDPMRLKILLFLHKPEGNCCGPDICACDLESVTGLTQPTVSHHMKCLISAGLVSGEKRGKWMYYQINKKGFALIQRFLPLLGG, encoded by the coding sequence ATGAGCCCCGCAGTCCCCCTGATCCAGCTGGACACCACATTTGAGTCTGCTTCCCTTGAACAGGAACAACTTGACCAGGTGGCCTGGATCTTCAAGGCCCTGTCAGACCCCATGCGACTCAAGATCCTGCTGTTCCTGCACAAACCCGAAGGCAACTGCTGCGGGCCAGACATCTGTGCCTGTGATCTGGAAAGCGTCACAGGGCTCACCCAGCCCACGGTCAGCCACCACATGAAATGCCTGATTTCTGCAGGATTGGTTTCCGGGGAAAAACGGGGCAAGTGGATGTATTACCAGATCAACAAGAAAGGTTTTGCCCTGATCCAGCGGTTTTTGCCGCTGCTGGGAGGCTGA
- a CDS encoding DUF6428 family protein, whose amino-acid sequence MIQISEHLTTRRFLQTLEEQQGLPLVFHLGEDKVVPVGYHVTEIKAVTFETVDCGGKVNQWKDTIVQLWRSNHEKDDQHMTAGKFLKIYGQVASRVHVQQDAEIKFEYGDDGAPAVHFEVSDLRVSDGQLQVHLDWVGVRCKAADRAREAAVLSGQSESTCCGTSSSTENKTSGGCGC is encoded by the coding sequence ATGATCCAGATTTCCGAGCATCTCACCACCCGCCGTTTCCTGCAAACCCTCGAAGAACAGCAAGGCCTGCCCCTGGTGTTCCATCTTGGAGAGGACAAAGTGGTCCCGGTGGGATACCACGTTACCGAGATCAAAGCCGTGACTTTTGAAACGGTGGACTGCGGCGGCAAAGTGAACCAGTGGAAAGACACCATCGTGCAACTCTGGCGATCGAATCATGAAAAAGACGACCAGCACATGACCGCAGGCAAATTCCTCAAAATCTATGGTCAGGTGGCCTCCAGGGTCCATGTGCAGCAGGATGCTGAAATCAAATTCGAATATGGGGACGATGGAGCGCCCGCCGTGCACTTCGAAGTCTCTGACCTGCGCGTTTCTGACGGACAGTTGCAAGTGCATCTGGACTGGGTGGGCGTGCGCTGCAAGGCTGCAGACCGTGCCCGTGAAGCTGCTGTTCTGTCTGGTCAGAGTGAGAGCACCTGCTGTGGAACATCATCCAGCACGGAAAACAAAACCTCTGGTGGGTGTGGGTGCTGA
- a CDS encoding MFS transporter codes for MLKPFYGWTLARVLAVTCTLSYGILYYTFSVFTLPMEQELGWTRAQTSLGFSIALLVSGLLGPILGKHVDKKGARSLMTLGSLMGSVLVLLWANVQTIWQYFAVWTLMGVAWAAVFYEVAFTVIAHWFKQHRSRALLMITLVAGLASTIFIPLSTWLLAHFSWRMSLQVLSGILALGTILPHLIFLRSFPCEVGQTVDGLPETLPSQPVLSSEKPSMVLRTATFWWLTVSFMFGAANSIALAAHMVPMLTERGYSPALISTAAALVGFMSLPGRAIFTPLSDEKVSSLNLTVVTLSAQALAFLSLLVLPGQLGLWLFVGLFGLSNGALTLARAKLIADTFGTSNYGFISGAMNLWASLAKAFFPVLMGLLYLRFHGYGPVLISLSVLSVLSIFSVWQAGRFHPHANSSRTQNT; via the coding sequence GTGCTGAAACCCTTTTATGGCTGGACCCTTGCACGGGTCCTGGCTGTGACCTGCACCCTCTCTTACGGGATTCTGTACTACACCTTTTCAGTGTTCACCCTCCCCATGGAACAGGAACTCGGCTGGACCAGGGCACAGACCAGTCTGGGGTTCTCCATTGCCCTCCTGGTCTCTGGACTGCTGGGACCGATCCTGGGAAAACACGTCGACAAAAAAGGAGCCCGGAGCCTCATGACCCTGGGTTCTTTGATGGGCAGTGTGCTGGTGCTCCTCTGGGCGAATGTTCAGACCATCTGGCAATACTTTGCAGTCTGGACCCTGATGGGGGTCGCCTGGGCCGCTGTGTTTTACGAAGTGGCATTCACAGTCATTGCCCACTGGTTCAAACAACACCGTTCCAGAGCCCTCCTCATGATCACCCTGGTGGCGGGACTGGCCAGCACCATCTTCATTCCACTGTCCACCTGGCTGCTGGCCCACTTCAGCTGGAGGATGTCCCTGCAGGTTCTCTCAGGAATTCTTGCCCTGGGAACCATCCTGCCCCACCTGATTTTTCTGCGCAGCTTTCCCTGCGAAGTTGGACAGACGGTGGATGGTTTGCCTGAAACGCTCCCCAGCCAGCCCGTTTTGTCTTCCGAGAAACCCAGCATGGTCCTGAGAACTGCCACGTTCTGGTGGCTGACCGTGTCTTTCATGTTTGGAGCCGCGAACAGCATTGCCCTGGCCGCCCACATGGTCCCCATGCTCACGGAAAGAGGGTACAGTCCAGCTTTGATCTCCACAGCAGCAGCACTGGTGGGCTTCATGTCCCTTCCAGGACGCGCAATTTTCACGCCACTCAGCGACGAAAAGGTGTCCAGCCTGAACCTCACGGTGGTCACCCTTTCAGCGCAAGCACTCGCATTCCTGAGCCTGCTGGTGCTGCCCGGGCAACTGGGACTGTGGCTGTTTGTGGGTCTGTTCGGGCTCAGCAACGGAGCCCTCACCCTGGCCCGTGCAAAGCTCATTGCAGACACTTTTGGCACCAGCAATTATGGCTTCATCAGCGGAGCAATGAATTTGTGGGCCTCCCTTGCCAAAGCCTTTTTCCCGGTGCTGATGGGACTGCTGTACCTGCGCTTCCATGGATATGGACCTGTCCTGATCAGCCTCAGTGTCCTCTCTGTGCTGTCCATCTTTTCGGTCTGGCAGGCAGGGCGATTCCACCCACATGCAAATTCCAGCAGAACCCAGAACACCTGA
- a CDS encoding MIP/aquaporin family protein, with translation MRQKLVAEFLGTFMLLLGGVGAIVLTATGTLHAGLLGIALGHGMGVMFMAYSVGKISGAHFNPAVSFAFLVTRRLPPGDFFGYVLAQLSGAAVAIATLQSLLPEASKQVNYGTPGFFAGLDLPGGLKVEVLFTAILTFVIFRVGTHQNHPQAPLIVGLTITSLICVAGPLTGLMLNPARAFGPTLFSGAWHDHWVFWVGPLLGAVVGALLAEFLHQKPRPE, from the coding sequence GTGAGGCAGAAACTGGTCGCCGAATTCCTGGGAACTTTCATGCTGCTCCTCGGTGGGGTGGGGGCCATTGTGCTGACCGCCACGGGAACCCTCCATGCAGGCCTGCTGGGGATTGCCCTGGGGCACGGCATGGGCGTGATGTTCATGGCCTACAGTGTAGGGAAGATCTCCGGTGCCCACTTCAATCCGGCTGTCAGTTTTGCCTTCCTGGTCACCAGAAGGCTGCCTCCAGGAGACTTCTTCGGGTATGTGCTGGCCCAGCTTTCAGGTGCTGCAGTTGCCATCGCAACACTCCAGAGCCTGCTGCCAGAAGCTTCAAAACAGGTAAACTACGGCACGCCAGGCTTCTTTGCTGGACTGGACCTTCCTGGAGGCCTGAAAGTGGAAGTCCTGTTCACAGCCATTCTGACCTTCGTGATCTTTCGGGTGGGCACCCACCAGAACCACCCTCAGGCACCCCTGATTGTGGGTCTGACCATCACCAGTCTGATCTGTGTGGCCGGTCCTCTGACTGGACTCATGCTGAATCCTGCACGGGCTTTTGGACCGACCCTGTTTTCTGGTGCATGGCACGATCACTGGGTGTTCTGGGTGGGTCCGTTGCTGGGAGCAGTTGTGGGTGCATTGCTGGCAGAATTTTTGCATCAGAAACCCAGGCCTGAGTGA
- a CDS encoding arsenate reductase ArsC: MTRILILCTHNSARSQMGEGLLRHLAQKHGLQAEVHSAGTEATFVKEGAKQAMQDIGIDLSSHTSKKLFDLPDPWNFDYVITVCDSAAEACPVYPASTIRLHYPFTDPSGGSQDRWNTVRDQMKVQLEKFVVALSKNLDVPESYEQSPTVALS, from the coding sequence ATGACCAGAATTTTGATTTTGTGCACCCACAACAGTGCCCGCAGCCAGATGGGTGAAGGGCTGCTCAGACACCTTGCCCAGAAACACGGTTTGCAGGCAGAAGTGCACAGCGCAGGCACCGAGGCCACTTTTGTCAAAGAAGGGGCAAAGCAGGCCATGCAGGACATCGGCATTGACCTGTCCAGTCACACCAGCAAGAAGCTCTTTGACCTGCCAGATCCCTGGAATTTTGATTACGTGATCACCGTGTGTGACAGTGCTGCAGAAGCCTGCCCGGTCTATCCTGCCAGCACCATCCGACTGCACTACCCCTTTACAGACCCCTCGGGAGGCAGTCAGGACAGGTGGAACACCGTGCGGGACCAGATGAAAGTGCAACTTGAGAAGTTTGTTGTGGCGCTCAGCAAGAATCTGGATGTCCCTGAAAGCTACGAGCAAAGCCCCACCGTCGCCCTGTCGTGA